Proteins encoded in a region of the Isosphaeraceae bacterium EP7 genome:
- a CDS encoding amino acid permease, whose amino-acid sequence MPNMYARKSIESLKAEAEAHDDAGFKRSLSALNLTTLGIGAVIGAGFFVLTGEAAAKHAGPAVALAFVVGGIVCAFAGLCYAEMASTVPVAGSAYTYAYATMGELVAWIIGWDLILEYMCGAITVSIGWSGYMVSILHDMGITVPPRLTASPGLKIVDVPDAIAHKLNMRGGWQALESVEKLFKDANVDFSSFSTATAMFNLPAMIIVVLITALLVVGIQESARFNNVIVAIKIVVILLFIGFGISYVSMDNWGGQFIPPNTGKFGEFGYSGIFRAAGLTFFAYIGFDAVSTTAQEARNPQRDMPIGILGSLAICTLLYVLAAVVLTGIVSYKQLNVPDPVAVAIEAIHMPWLSKFIKLGAIAGLTSVILVMLMSQPRIFFAMSKDGLLPESASKIHPRFRTPYITTIITGVIVMFGGGFLPRTLVNEMTSIGTLFAFAVVSAGVLALRIRRPEIHRPFRVPFVWFTAPMGVLTSVGLMLSLPWESWIRLIIWLGIGLVIYFLYGAHHSHLGKIKTEQPTGELV is encoded by the coding sequence ATGCCGAATATGTACGCACGCAAATCGATCGAGTCGCTCAAAGCGGAGGCCGAAGCACACGATGACGCCGGCTTCAAACGATCGCTCTCGGCCCTGAACCTGACGACCCTGGGTATCGGCGCGGTCATCGGGGCCGGCTTCTTCGTCCTCACCGGCGAGGCCGCCGCCAAGCATGCGGGGCCGGCCGTCGCGCTGGCCTTCGTCGTCGGCGGCATTGTCTGCGCCTTCGCGGGGCTCTGCTACGCCGAGATGGCCTCGACCGTGCCGGTCGCGGGTTCGGCCTATACCTATGCGTATGCCACAATGGGCGAACTCGTCGCCTGGATCATCGGCTGGGACCTCATCCTCGAATATATGTGCGGGGCCATCACCGTCTCGATCGGATGGTCCGGCTACATGGTCAGCATCCTGCACGACATGGGCATCACCGTCCCGCCCAGGCTCACCGCCTCGCCGGGGTTGAAGATCGTCGACGTGCCCGACGCCATTGCCCATAAGCTCAACATGCGCGGGGGCTGGCAGGCGCTCGAGTCGGTCGAGAAATTGTTCAAGGACGCCAACGTCGACTTCTCCTCGTTCTCCACCGCGACCGCGATGTTCAACCTTCCCGCCATGATCATCGTCGTGCTGATCACAGCCCTGCTGGTGGTGGGCATCCAGGAGTCGGCCAGGTTCAATAATGTCATCGTCGCGATCAAGATCGTCGTGATCCTGCTCTTCATCGGCTTCGGCATCAGCTACGTGTCGATGGACAACTGGGGCGGACAGTTCATCCCGCCGAATACCGGTAAGTTCGGCGAGTTCGGCTATAGCGGGATCTTCCGCGCGGCCGGCCTGACCTTCTTCGCTTATATCGGCTTCGACGCCGTGTCCACGACCGCTCAGGAGGCCAGGAATCCCCAGCGCGACATGCCCATCGGCATCCTCGGGTCACTTGCCATCTGCACGCTGCTCTATGTGCTGGCGGCCGTGGTCCTGACCGGGATCGTCAGCTACAAGCAGCTCAACGTGCCCGACCCCGTCGCCGTCGCTATCGAGGCGATCCACATGCCCTGGCTGTCGAAGTTCATCAAGCTGGGTGCCATCGCCGGCCTGACGTCGGTCATCCTGGTCATGCTGATGAGCCAGCCCCGGATCTTCTTCGCCATGTCCAAGGACGGGCTGCTCCCCGAGTCGGCCTCGAAGATCCACCCGCGGTTCCGCACCCCCTACATCACCACGATCATCACCGGCGTCATTGTGATGTTCGGCGGCGGGTTCCTGCCGCGCACGCTCGTCAATGAGATGACCTCGATTGGCACCTTGTTCGCTTTCGCCGTCGTCTCGGCCGGCGTGCTGGCCCTGCGCATCCGCAGGCCCGAGATCCATCGCCCCTTCCGCGTCCCGTTCGTCTGGTTCACCGCCCCGATGGGCGTCCTGACCTCGGTCGGCCTGATGCTCAGCCTCCCCTGGGAGTCCTGGATCCGCCTGATCATCTGGCTGGGCATCGGCCTGGTGATCTACTTCCTTTACGGTGCGCATCACAGCCACCTCGGCAAGATCAAGACCGAGCAGCCAACCGGCGAGTTGGTCTGA
- a CDS encoding nucleotidyltransferase, whose translation MSANPQAVGHLDADCFYVSAERVRDGFLKEKAVGVLGNQGACVIAKSYEMKAAGVKTGEPIWEALVKCPEGIYVKRDFRWYEVLSRLMLDVMREFSPRVEYYSIDEFFFQAVPLPGKTLQETAVVIRDRINEQIGVPVSVGIARSRTLAKLISDTVKPFGAIATLEREAEEELLAENPVTEITGIAGRRAARLGHWGIRTCLDLARADRTLIRELLTASGEALWWELNGDPVRPILPQRPRHKALSRGGSFGEATDDPVVLYAWLVRNTERLIEELHYHGVIAGRLSVWVSYKDGTSGLGQANLALPTDRFDLLLDAARPCLRKAWRPRARAERMQLIAERLGPRDGAPLGLFDPPSVQAEVLARVKREINSHHGRFLVRSAATLPLAPIYGDSANGYDICDIRGKSCF comes from the coding sequence ATGAGCGCAAACCCGCAAGCCGTTGGACACCTGGATGCCGACTGCTTCTACGTGTCGGCAGAGCGGGTTCGCGACGGCTTCCTGAAGGAGAAGGCGGTGGGGGTGCTGGGCAACCAGGGTGCGTGCGTCATCGCCAAGAGCTACGAGATGAAGGCGGCGGGGGTGAAAACTGGCGAGCCGATCTGGGAGGCGCTGGTGAAGTGCCCCGAGGGGATTTACGTCAAGCGCGACTTCCGCTGGTACGAGGTGCTCAGCCGCCTGATGCTCGACGTCATGCGCGAGTTCTCGCCCCGGGTCGAGTACTACTCGATTGACGAGTTCTTCTTCCAGGCGGTCCCCCTGCCTGGCAAGACGCTGCAGGAGACGGCCGTCGTGATCCGCGACCGGATTAACGAGCAGATCGGCGTGCCGGTGTCGGTGGGCATCGCGCGATCGAGGACGCTGGCCAAGCTGATCTCCGACACAGTCAAGCCGTTCGGCGCCATCGCGACCCTGGAGCGCGAGGCGGAGGAGGAGCTGCTGGCGGAGAACCCGGTCACCGAGATCACCGGCATCGCGGGTCGCCGCGCCGCACGGCTGGGGCACTGGGGCATCCGCACCTGCCTGGACCTGGCGCGGGCCGACCGGACTTTGATCCGCGAACTGCTGACGGCCTCGGGCGAGGCGCTCTGGTGGGAGCTGAACGGCGACCCGGTACGGCCGATCCTGCCGCAACGCCCCCGCCACAAGGCGCTGTCGCGTGGGGGAAGCTTCGGCGAGGCGACCGATGACCCGGTGGTGCTCTATGCCTGGCTGGTGCGTAACACTGAGCGGCTGATCGAGGAGCTGCATTACCACGGAGTCATCGCCGGCCGCCTGTCGGTCTGGGTGTCGTACAAGGACGGGACGTCCGGGCTGGGCCAGGCGAATCTGGCGCTGCCGACGGACCGCTTCGACCTGCTGCTGGACGCCGCGCGCCCCTGCCTGCGCAAGGCCTGGCGGCCCCGGGCCCGCGCCGAGCGGATGCAGCTGATCGCCGAGCGGCTGGGCCCCCGCGACGGCGCCCCGCTGGGGCTGTTCGATCCCCCTTCGGTGCAGGCCGAGGTACTGGCCCGCGTGAAGCGCGAGATCAACAGTCACCATGGCCGATTCCTCGTCCGCAGCGCCGCCACGCTACCGCTGGCCCCGATCTACGGAGACTCGGCCAACGGCTATGACATCTGCGACATTCGCGGCAAGAGTTGCTTCTGA
- a CDS encoding DinB family protein, which yields MSVQDLIDRYEVGGPLLAYAVTGLELSHAIARSGPGAWSIAELVAHLLDADLVGSDRMKRVIAEENPTLLAFDQDAWIARLDSHAMPVDEAVRMFVDNRRWMARILRGLPDTDYSRSGLHTERGPLTLAELVAGYVSHLDHHLRFLYAKRASIGVAIQPRYSFH from the coding sequence ATGAGCGTGCAAGACCTGATCGATCGATACGAAGTCGGCGGCCCGCTGCTCGCCTATGCCGTCACCGGATTGGAGCTGTCCCACGCCATCGCCCGATCGGGGCCGGGGGCCTGGAGCATCGCCGAGCTGGTGGCGCACCTTCTCGACGCCGATCTCGTCGGTTCCGACCGGATGAAGCGGGTCATCGCCGAAGAGAACCCGACCCTCCTGGCGTTCGACCAGGACGCCTGGATTGCCCGTCTCGACTCTCACGCGATGCCCGTCGACGAAGCCGTTCGGATGTTCGTCGACAATCGGCGGTGGATGGCCCGGATCCTGCGGGGACTCCCCGACACGGACTATTCGAGGTCGGGCCTCCACACCGAGCGAGGCCCACTCACACTGGCCGAGCTGGTCGCCGGCTACGTCAGCCACCTGGACCATCACCTGAGATTTCTCTACGCCAAGCGTGCCAGCATCGGCGTGGCGATCCAGCCCCGTTACTCGTTCCACTGA
- a CDS encoding DUF1080 domain-containing protein translates to MLRTTRLAAYAWIALGLAAPLGAQAQEKWTPLFDGKTLSGWTFLPLQAGAKTNWEVKDGTIVGTGDASMLFSPRGDYKNFRYRAELKISDKGNSGMYIRAPKKATFTQGYEVQVNATHTDPIRTGSLYTLVHIYKTPAPADTYFTQEIEASDIPYRGKTVTRIVVKINGEILYEYLDHDRLFASGHFAFQQHDPGSKVTIRKVEVIELP, encoded by the coding sequence ATGCTTCGAACGACGCGACTCGCCGCCTACGCCTGGATTGCCCTCGGCCTCGCCGCCCCGCTTGGGGCTCAGGCCCAGGAGAAGTGGACGCCGCTGTTCGACGGCAAGACGCTCAGCGGCTGGACCTTCCTGCCGCTGCAGGCCGGTGCCAAGACGAACTGGGAGGTTAAGGACGGTACCATCGTGGGCACAGGCGACGCCTCGATGCTGTTCAGCCCGCGCGGGGATTATAAGAACTTCCGCTATCGTGCCGAGCTGAAGATCAGCGACAAGGGCAATTCCGGCATGTACATCCGGGCGCCCAAGAAGGCGACGTTCACCCAGGGCTACGAGGTCCAGGTGAACGCCACCCATACCGACCCGATCCGGACGGGGTCGCTCTACACCTTGGTCCACATCTACAAGACTCCGGCGCCCGCCGACACCTACTTCACCCAGGAGATCGAGGCGTCGGACATCCCCTACCGCGGGAAGACCGTCACACGGATTGTGGTGAAGATCAACGGCGAGATCCTTTATGAGTATCTCGACCACGACCGTCTGTTTGCCTCGGGCCACTTCGCCTTCCAGCAGCACGACCCGGGCAGCAAGGTGACGATCCGCAAGGTCGAGGTGATCGAGCTTCCTTGA
- a CDS encoding STAS domain-containing protein translates to MLKPRVEVATEHGVMVAEFWDCLRLDPAPVKDLRAKYEAHLKSGGLPVLVVDLNGITFAGSSSLGGFLALHKVAKGAGGRLIFCNVDANVFEVFRVSKLDPFFTFVPDVAAARAIAEAAGKPAGHSEQTPMSSLNDAAGQADRKPPAGDANASLRRGRRKPLD, encoded by the coding sequence ATGCTGAAACCGAGAGTCGAGGTCGCGACCGAACACGGGGTCATGGTCGCCGAGTTCTGGGATTGCCTCAGGCTCGATCCGGCCCCCGTCAAAGACCTTCGGGCCAAATACGAGGCGCATCTGAAGTCGGGCGGCCTTCCCGTTCTTGTCGTCGACCTCAACGGCATCACCTTCGCCGGATCCTCGTCGCTGGGTGGGTTCCTCGCACTTCATAAAGTGGCGAAAGGGGCCGGGGGCCGGCTCATCTTCTGCAACGTCGACGCCAACGTCTTCGAAGTGTTCCGGGTGAGCAAGCTCGACCCCTTCTTCACCTTCGTGCCCGACGTGGCCGCGGCCCGGGCCATCGCCGAGGCGGCGGGGAAGCCGGCCGGGCACTCGGAGCAAACGCCTATGTCCAGTCTGAATGATGCGGCGGGCCAGGCGGATCGGAAGCCACCCGCAGGCGACGCCAATGCCTCCCTGCGTCGGGGTCGCCGTAAACCTTTAGACTGA
- a CDS encoding carbon starvation protein A: MTVHAMPVMLGVLAVLAVAYRYYSAFLAARVAVLDGTRVTPAHEFNDGQNFHPTNRWVLFGHHFAAISGAGPLIGPVLAIQFGYMPGLIWLIVGVCLAGAVQDMMVLAASTRLKGMSLAGIARAEVGKAAGTATTVAILYVIVIALAGLGIVVVKALGGEEVAMKAGTSLFFPADAAITKRIDRDGTRIYDVPPGTDYEYAPGEHMKFNEGFKLAVGREEPKADDAKKAPGFVLPAKSRRLVPGSSWGTFTIACTIPIALLVGLYMYKIRKGRVVEASILGAIGVLGATVAGAWIPGSDLESTFSLTREQTIYAIAGYGFVASILPVWLLLCPRDYLSSFLKIGTIALLVGGVIVANPELKAPAVNVHFQNGGGPYFDGPIFPYVFICIMCGAISGFHALVASGTTPKMIGNEREIRMIGYGAMLTEGLVGIVALIAAASLPNKMYYDINIDLANRPKYVNVLKLMDADIHGHIEAPGSSLVEVEKEVGESLHGRTGGAVTLAVGMARIFTEAMPRIEGVVKYWYHFAIMFEALFILTTIDTGTRIGRFMVQESLGKIWKPLGDLDWLPASVLATALIVFGWGYFIWTGSIETIWPMFGMANQLLAVIALAVVTAYLFNRGRWRYAWVTVLPLLFVTATTGTAAYDQVTGRFYRMTQVPETYVKGALNIGLTLMLLTCVLVVLVSVAVRCVRSTRAEHSTPQAV, encoded by the coding sequence ATGACCGTCCACGCGATGCCGGTGATGCTCGGCGTTCTAGCCGTGCTTGCCGTCGCCTATCGATACTACAGCGCATTCCTGGCTGCCCGGGTGGCGGTGCTCGACGGCACGCGAGTGACGCCGGCGCACGAGTTCAACGACGGCCAGAACTTCCACCCGACGAACCGTTGGGTCCTCTTTGGCCACCATTTCGCGGCGATCTCGGGGGCGGGGCCACTCATCGGGCCGGTCCTGGCAATCCAGTTCGGCTACATGCCGGGCCTCATCTGGCTGATCGTGGGCGTCTGCCTGGCCGGCGCGGTTCAGGACATGATGGTTCTGGCCGCCTCGACCCGCCTGAAGGGGATGAGCCTGGCGGGGATCGCCCGCGCGGAGGTCGGTAAGGCCGCCGGCACCGCGACGACGGTCGCCATTCTCTACGTCATCGTCATCGCCCTGGCAGGCCTGGGCATCGTCGTGGTCAAGGCGCTCGGCGGTGAGGAAGTCGCGATGAAGGCGGGAACCTCGCTCTTCTTCCCGGCCGATGCCGCCATCACCAAGCGCATCGACCGCGACGGAACCCGGATCTACGACGTCCCCCCGGGCACCGACTACGAGTACGCCCCGGGCGAACACATGAAGTTCAACGAGGGATTCAAGCTGGCGGTGGGTCGGGAGGAGCCCAAGGCGGACGACGCCAAGAAGGCTCCCGGGTTCGTCCTGCCGGCGAAGTCTCGTCGGCTGGTGCCGGGGAGTTCGTGGGGAACATTCACGATCGCCTGCACCATCCCCATCGCGCTGCTGGTGGGGCTTTATATGTACAAGATCCGCAAGGGGCGGGTCGTCGAGGCCTCGATCCTGGGCGCCATCGGGGTGCTGGGGGCGACGGTGGCGGGTGCCTGGATCCCGGGCTCCGACCTGGAGTCGACCTTCTCGCTGACGAGGGAACAGACAATCTACGCCATCGCGGGCTACGGCTTCGTCGCGTCGATCCTGCCGGTCTGGCTGCTGCTCTGCCCGCGAGACTACCTGTCGAGCTTCCTCAAGATCGGCACGATCGCACTGCTGGTGGGGGGCGTGATCGTCGCCAACCCCGAGTTGAAGGCGCCCGCCGTCAACGTCCACTTCCAGAATGGCGGCGGGCCCTACTTCGACGGCCCCATCTTCCCTTACGTCTTCATCTGCATCATGTGCGGGGCGATCTCGGGCTTCCACGCGCTCGTCGCCTCGGGCACCACGCCGAAGATGATCGGCAACGAACGCGAGATCCGCATGATCGGCTACGGCGCGATGCTCACCGAGGGGCTCGTCGGTATCGTCGCCCTGATCGCCGCGGCCAGCCTGCCGAACAAGATGTACTATGACATCAACATCGACCTGGCCAACAGGCCCAAATACGTGAACGTCCTCAAGCTCATGGATGCCGACATCCACGGGCATATCGAGGCGCCGGGGTCCAGCCTGGTCGAGGTCGAGAAGGAGGTCGGCGAGTCGTTGCACGGCCGGACCGGTGGGGCCGTGACCCTGGCCGTGGGCATGGCACGAATCTTCACCGAGGCCATGCCGCGCATCGAAGGCGTGGTCAAATACTGGTATCACTTCGCCATCATGTTCGAGGCCCTCTTCATCCTGACAACGATCGACACCGGCACGCGGATCGGCCGGTTCATGGTGCAGGAAAGCCTCGGCAAGATCTGGAAACCGTTGGGCGACCTGGACTGGCTGCCAGCGTCGGTCCTGGCGACGGCCCTGATCGTCTTCGGCTGGGGCTACTTCATCTGGACCGGGTCGATCGAGACGATCTGGCCGATGTTCGGCATGGCCAACCAGTTACTCGCGGTGATCGCGCTGGCGGTGGTGACGGCCTACCTGTTCAACCGGGGCCGTTGGCGATATGCCTGGGTGACCGTGCTGCCGCTCCTGTTCGTAACCGCGACGACGGGGACGGCCGCCTACGACCAAGTCACAGGGCGGTTCTACCGGATGACGCAAGTCCCCGAGACCTACGTCAAAGGGGCACTGAATATCGGCCTCACGCTGATGCTGCTGACCTGCGTGCTCGTCGTCCTGGTTTCCGTGGCCGTCCGCTGCGTCCGGAGCACGAGGGCCGAGCACTCCACTCCCCAGGCTGTCTGA
- a CDS encoding STAS domain-containing protein, producing MPTTTRVTALDFDGVTVIRFLEPRLFDERIVREVGEQIHAAIPAEGPPVRLVLDFSGVELISSSFLGKLVLLQRRVEGAGGKFRLCEMTPTVQGVFRTSNLDRLFGVDRDLREAMEHV from the coding sequence ATGCCGACGACAACCCGAGTCACGGCCCTCGACTTCGATGGTGTGACGGTCATCCGCTTCCTGGAGCCGCGGCTCTTCGACGAGCGCATCGTCCGCGAGGTCGGCGAGCAGATTCACGCGGCGATTCCCGCCGAAGGGCCGCCCGTGCGTCTGGTCCTCGACTTCTCAGGCGTCGAGCTGATCAGCAGCTCATTCCTGGGCAAGCTCGTGCTGCTCCAACGTCGGGTCGAGGGGGCAGGCGGAAAGTTCCGCCTCTGCGAGATGACCCCGACGGTGCAGGGTGTCTTCCGCACGTCCAATCTCGACCGCCTCTTCGGGGTCGACCGCGACCTCCGCGAGGCAATGGAACACGTCTGA
- a CDS encoding translation initiation factor: MGRLFAGTAWDRPPRCDRCDKLDAECTCPPEVIEVPRTPPEQQTARLRVEKRPKGKVVTVVHGLDPAGNDLTALAATLKGKCGTGGTLKDGQIELQGAHFDAAEACLRALGYKTKRA; encoded by the coding sequence ATGGGACGCCTCTTCGCCGGGACCGCCTGGGATCGCCCACCTCGATGCGACCGCTGCGACAAGCTGGATGCCGAATGTACCTGCCCCCCCGAGGTCATCGAGGTCCCGCGCACTCCTCCTGAGCAGCAGACGGCACGCCTTCGCGTCGAGAAGAGGCCTAAGGGGAAGGTCGTCACCGTCGTCCACGGCCTCGACCCTGCCGGAAATGACCTGACCGCGCTCGCGGCCACCCTCAAGGGGAAGTGCGGCACGGGCGGGACGTTGAAGGACGGCCAGATTGAACTGCAAGGGGCACATTTCGACGCCGCAGAAGCGTGTCTTCGTGCTCTGGGCTACAAAACGAAGCGTGCCTGA
- a CDS encoding DUF1573 domain-containing protein encodes MRRFTFGLIACGLLGLAPAPASAQAPDWASTIIAQRSFDFGTVARGSKVRHTFKLVNTTPQSIHIATWQTKCGCTEVRVGSQDVPPGTQTTVEAVIDTTKFEGYKASGLTLVIDKPTFANIDLNLTCFIRGDLTLNPGLVDFGVVTRTSKPMVALNLTYAGGQPDWAITKMETIDSHVTAKLQEVGRSPGGQVQYVLSATLNPSVPGGFFKDAITLHTNDPKSPTIPVSVVANVQSSVVVSPSVINLGQVKPGTEVKKTLIVRSSQPFKLTDLKSTRPELTTVTAAIADDKPKTLHTVVVSFKAPAELGPFSAWFEIGTDLKDETPTKLTAYAVVTP; translated from the coding sequence ATGCGTCGCTTCACCTTCGGGCTGATCGCTTGCGGCTTGCTCGGGCTCGCCCCGGCTCCGGCCTCGGCACAGGCCCCGGACTGGGCCAGCACGATCATCGCCCAGCGTTCGTTCGACTTCGGCACGGTGGCCCGCGGCTCGAAGGTGCGCCACACCTTCAAGCTGGTCAACACGACTCCCCAATCGATCCACATCGCCACCTGGCAGACCAAATGCGGCTGCACCGAGGTCCGCGTTGGCTCGCAGGACGTGCCCCCCGGCACGCAGACCACCGTCGAGGCGGTCATCGACACCACCAAATTCGAAGGCTACAAGGCCTCGGGTTTGACCCTCGTCATTGACAAGCCGACGTTTGCGAATATCGACCTGAACTTGACCTGCTTCATCCGGGGCGACCTGACTTTGAACCCCGGCCTGGTCGACTTCGGCGTCGTCACGCGGACGTCCAAGCCGATGGTCGCCCTGAACCTGACTTATGCCGGCGGCCAGCCCGATTGGGCGATCACCAAGATGGAGACGATCGACTCACACGTCACGGCCAAGCTTCAGGAAGTGGGGCGTTCGCCGGGCGGGCAGGTGCAGTATGTGCTCTCGGCCACGCTTAACCCGAGCGTCCCGGGCGGGTTCTTCAAGGATGCGATCACCCTGCATACTAATGACCCGAAGAGCCCGACTATCCCGGTCTCGGTGGTCGCCAACGTCCAGTCGAGCGTGGTCGTCTCGCCCTCGGTGATCAACCTGGGCCAGGTCAAGCCGGGCACCGAGGTGAAGAAGACGCTGATCGTCCGGTCGTCGCAGCCATTCAAGCTGACCGACCTGAAGTCGACCCGCCCCGAGCTGACCACGGTCACGGCCGCAATCGCCGACGACAAGCCCAAGACGCTGCACACCGTGGTCGTCAGCTTCAAGGCCCCCGCCGAGCTCGGCCCGTTCTCCGCCTGGTTCGAGATTGGCACCGACCTGAAGGATGAGACGCCGACGAAGTTGACCGCCTACGCCGTCGTCACCCCCTGA
- a CDS encoding DNA mismatch repair protein MutS has protein sequence MNATTDAETASGNIETTTLADPAGEYSRRLADRRAVVDRLDRGQKRLGDVRLVTFGLALLIGWLAYSGSIHPGWLVLPLAAFVPLTLGIARYGRSLLGARRAVVYYEAGMARLEDRWAGTGDAGERYRDPLHPYADDLDLFGLGSLFERLCGARTRSGQDRLAGWLLAPATPATLEDRRSAVVELRSRLDLREDLAGLGFEIPASLDLQALAAWGKSPRLLRGQIPRVLALLLVAGTVVSMIAVFGFDAKPGPMYAFWLGEALFSAWYRRRVRTVVGPVEGMAGGLGFLSEIAGRLERETFDSRILAGVGATLTADGEPASRSIEKLRGMADRLAANHNVYFALLAPFLLWKTRIAFEVEAWRAVRGARIESWIDVIAEVEALASVASYAYECPADPFAEIDTEGTSVEAIGLGHPLLPVSKSVRNDLSLGGPVSTRVLVVSGSNMSGKSTWLRTVGVNVVLAQAGVPVRAVRMRVSPLSIGATLRVQDSLQSGASRFYAEIKRIKQVVDLASGSRPLLFLLDEILHGTNSHDRRQGAEAIVRGLLDRGAIGLITTHDLALADIAEGLSPVATNVHFADAFDGGTLHFDYTMRPGVVRESNALALMRSVGLAVGDTGPTPGKSWDADRK, from the coding sequence ATGAACGCAACGACCGACGCTGAAACCGCTTCCGGGAACATCGAGACAACCACGCTCGCCGATCCCGCGGGCGAATACTCCCGGAGGCTGGCCGACCGTCGGGCCGTCGTCGACCGCCTGGATCGGGGCCAGAAGCGACTGGGAGATGTCCGCCTCGTCACCTTTGGCCTGGCACTCCTGATCGGCTGGCTGGCCTATTCCGGGTCGATCCACCCAGGCTGGCTCGTCTTACCGCTTGCGGCCTTTGTCCCCCTGACGCTGGGGATTGCGCGTTATGGGCGATCTCTGCTGGGGGCCCGCCGCGCCGTGGTCTATTACGAGGCGGGAATGGCGCGGCTGGAAGATCGCTGGGCGGGAACCGGCGATGCCGGCGAGCGTTATCGCGACCCTCTGCACCCGTATGCCGACGACCTGGATCTCTTCGGTCTCGGATCGCTGTTCGAGCGCCTCTGCGGGGCCAGGACGCGATCGGGCCAGGACCGCCTGGCGGGCTGGCTACTCGCGCCGGCGACGCCGGCGACCCTGGAAGACCGGAGATCGGCGGTCGTCGAGCTTCGTTCCAGGCTCGACCTGCGCGAAGACCTGGCGGGGCTCGGCTTCGAGATCCCGGCGTCGCTCGACCTGCAAGCCCTGGCGGCGTGGGGGAAATCGCCGAGGCTTTTGCGCGGTCAGATCCCCCGAGTCTTGGCGTTGCTGCTGGTCGCCGGGACGGTCGTATCGATGATCGCGGTCTTCGGCTTCGATGCCAAGCCGGGGCCGATGTACGCGTTCTGGCTGGGCGAAGCCCTGTTCTCGGCCTGGTATCGACGACGTGTCCGGACCGTCGTCGGGCCGGTGGAAGGAATGGCCGGCGGGCTCGGATTTCTGTCCGAGATCGCCGGAAGGCTGGAGCGCGAGACGTTCGACTCGCGCATCCTGGCCGGTGTGGGAGCCACGTTGACCGCGGACGGCGAGCCGGCATCGCGGAGCATCGAGAAGTTGCGCGGGATGGCCGATCGCCTGGCGGCGAATCACAATGTCTACTTCGCGCTCCTCGCCCCGTTCTTGCTCTGGAAAACCCGCATTGCCTTCGAGGTCGAGGCCTGGCGAGCGGTCAGGGGTGCCCGGATCGAATCATGGATCGACGTGATCGCCGAGGTCGAAGCGCTCGCGTCGGTGGCTTCTTACGCGTATGAATGTCCGGCCGACCCCTTCGCGGAGATCGACACCGAGGGGACGAGCGTCGAGGCGATCGGGCTGGGCCATCCGCTGCTACCCGTCTCGAAATCGGTGCGTAATGACCTGTCGCTCGGCGGACCGGTCTCGACCAGGGTCCTGGTCGTCAGCGGCTCCAACATGTCGGGCAAGAGCACCTGGCTGCGGACGGTGGGGGTGAACGTGGTGCTGGCCCAGGCCGGGGTGCCGGTGCGGGCCGTTCGCATGCGTGTCTCGCCGCTGTCCATCGGAGCGACCTTACGCGTGCAAGACTCGCTACAGTCGGGGGCCTCGCGGTTCTACGCCGAGATCAAGCGGATCAAGCAGGTGGTCGACCTGGCCTCGGGGTCGCGTCCGCTCCTGTTCCTGCTCGACGAGATTCTCCACGGGACGAATTCGCATGACCGCCGTCAGGGGGCCGAGGCGATTGTGCGTGGGCTGCTCGACCGAGGTGCAATCGGCCTGATCACGACGCACGATCTGGCACTGGCGGACATCGCCGAGGGGCTCTCCCCGGTCGCGACGAATGTCCATTTCGCCGACGCCTTCGACGGCGGCACCTTGCACTTCGACTACACCATGCGGCCCGGCGTGGTCCGCGAGAGCAACGCCCTGGCTCTCATGAGGTCGGTCGGCCTGGCCGTGGGCGATACGGGGCCGACCCCCGGGAAATCATGGGACGCCGACCGAAAATAA